A genomic stretch from Photobacterium atrarenae includes:
- the carB gene encoding carbamoyl-phosphate synthase large subunit, which yields MPKRTDIQSVLILGAGPIVIGQACEFDYSGAQACKALREEGYRVILVNSNPATIMTDPEMADATYIEPIHWEVVRKIIEKERPDAVLPTMGGQTALNCALDLERHGVLAEFGVEMIGATADAIDKAEDRSRFDAAMKSIGLECPRADTAKSMEEAYKVLDMVGFPCIIRPSFTMGGTGGGIAYNKEEFEEICRRGLDLSPTNELLIDESLIGWKEYEMEVVRDKNDNCIIVCAIENFDPMGIHTGDSITVAPAQTLTDKEYQLMRNASLAVLREIGVETGGSNVQFGINPKDGRMVIIEMNPRVSRSSALASKATGFPIAKVAAKLAIGFTLDELMNDITGGATPASFEPTIDYVVTKIPRFNFEKFAGANDRLTTQMKSVGEVMAIGRNQQESLQKALRGLEVGATGFDEMVDLDAPDALTKIRHELKDAGAERIWYIADAFRAGLSVDGVFNLTNIDRWFLVQIEELVQLENAVKEGGFAGLNADVLRKLKRKGFADARLAKILGVAESEIRKLRDQFDIHPVYKRVDTCAAEFSSDTAYMYSSYDEECEAQPTDKDKIMVLGGGPNRIGQGIEFDYCCVHASLALREDGYETIMVNCNPETVSTDYDTSDRLYFEPVTLEDVLSIVRVEQPKGVIVQYGGQTPLKLARALEAAGVPIIGTSPDAIDRAEDRERFQAAVERLGLKQPENATVTALEQAVEKSKEIGFPLVVRPSYVLGGRAMEIVYDEADLRRYFAEAVSVSNESPVLLDRFLDDATEVDIDAICDGERVVIGGIMEHIEQAGVHSGDSACSLPAYTLSQEIQDVMRQQVEKLAFELGVRGLMNTQFAVKDNEVYLIEVNPRAARTVPFVSKATGAPLAKIAARVMAGQTLESQGFTQEIIPPYYSVKEVVLPFNKFPGVDPLLGPEMRSTGEVMGVGDTFAEAFAKAELGCGKEKQAKGRALLSVRGNDKQRVVDLASKLVKQGYELDATHGTAVVLGEAGINPRLVNKVHEGRPHILDRIKNNEYTYIVNTAEGRQAIEDSKVLRRGALAEKVNYTTTLNAAFATCMAWAADDRNKVVSVQELHARVNQA from the coding sequence ATGCCAAAACGTACTGACATTCAAAGTGTTCTTATCCTGGGTGCCGGCCCGATCGTGATCGGCCAGGCGTGTGAGTTTGACTACTCGGGTGCCCAAGCCTGTAAAGCGCTGCGCGAAGAAGGCTACCGCGTCATTCTAGTGAACTCGAATCCGGCAACCATTATGACCGACCCGGAAATGGCCGATGCGACTTACATCGAGCCGATCCACTGGGAAGTGGTGCGCAAAATCATCGAGAAAGAGCGCCCGGATGCCGTGCTGCCGACCATGGGTGGCCAGACAGCCCTGAACTGCGCGCTGGATCTGGAGCGCCACGGGGTGCTGGCAGAGTTTGGGGTCGAGATGATTGGTGCGACTGCCGATGCGATTGATAAAGCAGAAGATCGTTCGCGTTTCGATGCGGCGATGAAGTCGATTGGCCTTGAGTGTCCGCGCGCCGATACCGCCAAAAGCATGGAAGAAGCCTATAAAGTCCTCGATATGGTTGGCTTTCCATGTATTATCCGTCCGTCTTTCACCATGGGCGGCACCGGTGGCGGGATTGCCTATAACAAGGAAGAGTTTGAAGAAATTTGCCGCCGCGGCCTGGATCTGTCGCCAACCAATGAGCTGCTGATTGATGAGTCGCTGATTGGCTGGAAAGAGTACGAGATGGAAGTGGTTCGGGATAAGAACGACAACTGCATCATCGTATGTGCGATTGAAAACTTTGACCCGATGGGAATCCACACCGGTGACTCGATCACCGTGGCGCCAGCCCAGACCCTGACCGACAAAGAATACCAGCTGATGCGAAATGCTTCGCTGGCTGTCCTGCGTGAAATCGGCGTTGAAACCGGTGGCTCGAATGTTCAGTTCGGGATCAATCCGAAAGACGGCCGCATGGTGATCATCGAGATGAACCCACGGGTTTCGCGCTCTTCAGCCCTGGCCTCGAAAGCAACCGGTTTCCCGATTGCCAAAGTTGCGGCCAAGCTGGCGATCGGCTTTACCCTCGATGAGCTGATGAATGACATCACTGGCGGTGCAACGCCAGCATCATTCGAGCCGACGATTGACTACGTCGTGACTAAGATCCCACGCTTCAACTTCGAGAAATTTGCCGGTGCCAACGATCGTCTGACGACGCAGATGAAATCGGTCGGTGAGGTCATGGCGATTGGCCGTAACCAGCAGGAATCGTTGCAAAAAGCCCTGCGTGGCCTGGAAGTTGGCGCGACCGGCTTTGACGAAATGGTTGACCTGGATGCGCCGGATGCGCTGACCAAGATCCGCCATGAGCTCAAAGATGCCGGTGCCGAGCGGATCTGGTACATCGCTGATGCCTTCCGGGCCGGCTTGTCAGTCGATGGGGTCTTTAACTTGACTAATATCGACCGCTGGTTCCTGGTCCAGATTGAAGAGCTGGTGCAGCTTGAGAACGCCGTGAAAGAAGGCGGCTTTGCCGGCCTGAATGCGGATGTGCTGCGCAAGCTTAAGCGTAAAGGTTTTGCTGATGCACGTCTGGCGAAAATTCTGGGCGTGGCCGAATCTGAAATCCGTAAACTGCGTGATCAGTTCGACATTCACCCGGTCTACAAGCGTGTTGATACCTGTGCCGCAGAGTTTTCTTCAGATACCGCTTACATGTACTCATCATACGATGAAGAGTGTGAAGCGCAGCCGACTGACAAAGACAAGATCATGGTATTGGGTGGTGGTCCGAACCGGATTGGTCAGGGCATTGAGTTTGACTATTGCTGTGTACATGCGTCACTGGCGCTGCGTGAAGACGGTTACGAGACCATTATGGTGAACTGTAACCCGGAGACTGTCTCGACGGACTACGACACCTCGGATCGTCTGTACTTTGAGCCGGTGACACTGGAAGATGTGCTGTCTATCGTCCGCGTTGAACAGCCAAAAGGCGTGATTGTGCAGTACGGTGGCCAGACACCACTGAAACTGGCGCGTGCTCTGGAAGCGGCGGGTGTGCCGATTATCGGCACCAGCCCGGATGCGATTGACCGTGCCGAAGACCGTGAGCGATTCCAGGCGGCTGTTGAGCGTCTGGGCTTGAAGCAGCCAGAGAACGCCACCGTAACAGCGTTGGAGCAAGCGGTTGAGAAATCAAAAGAAATTGGTTTCCCGCTGGTGGTGCGCCCATCTTACGTCCTGGGTGGCCGGGCGATGGAAATCGTTTATGACGAAGCCGACTTGCGCCGTTACTTTGCAGAAGCGGTGAGCGTCTCGAACGAATCTCCGGTGCTGCTGGATCGCTTCCTGGATGACGCAACCGAAGTGGATATCGACGCGATTTGTGACGGTGAGCGCGTGGTGATTGGCGGGATCATGGAACACATTGAGCAAGCCGGTGTTCACTCCGGTGACTCGGCCTGTTCGCTGCCGGCTTACACCCTGAGCCAAGAGATTCAGGACGTGATGCGTCAGCAGGTTGAGAAGCTGGCCTTTGAGCTGGGCGTTCGCGGCCTGATGAACACTCAGTTTGCGGTGAAAGATAACGAAGTGTACCTGATTGAGGTCAACCCACGTGCTGCGCGGACGGTCCCATTCGTCTCGAAAGCCACGGGCGCACCGCTGGCTAAGATTGCGGCGCGTGTAATGGCAGGCCAGACGCTGGAATCTCAGGGCTTTACCCAAGAGATCATCCCACCATACTACTCGGTGAAAGAAGTGGTATTGCCGTTCAACAAGTTCCCGGGAGTAGACCCGCTGTTGGGCCCTGAAATGCGCTCGACCGGTGAGGTTATGGGCGTTGGCGACACGTTTGCCGAGGCTTTTGCCAAAGCCGAGCTGGGTTGTGGGAAAGAGAAGCAGGCCAAGGGCCGTGCGCTGCTGTCGGTGCGTGGCAACGATAAGCAACGTGTGGTTGACCTGGCTTCGAAGCTGGTGAAGCAGGGTTACGAGCTGGACGCGACGCATGGCACGGCAGTGGTGCTGGGTGAAGCCGGGATCAATCCGCGTCTGGTGAACAAGGTTCATGAAGGGCGTCCGCATATCCTCGACCGGATCAAGAACAACGAGTACACCTACATCGTCAACACGGCGGAAGGTCGTCAGGCGATTGAGGACTCGAAGGTCCTGCGTCGCGGCGCGTTGGCGGAGAAGGTGAACTACACCACTACGCTGAATGCAGCGTTCGCAACCTGTATGGCCTGGGCTGCGGATGACCGTAACAAGGTCGTCTCGGTACAGGAGTTGCATGCTCGGGTTAACCAAGCCTGA
- the carA gene encoding glutamine-hydrolyzing carbamoyl-phosphate synthase small subunit — protein sequence MSKSALLVLEDGTVFHGVSIGADGSAVGEVVFNTSMTGYQEILTDPSYSQQIVTLTYPHIGNTGTNSEDEESSSIHAQGLVIRDLPLIASNFRNQQSLSDYLKSQNIVGIADIDTRKLTRLLREKGAQNGCIMAGEHLDEALALAKAKDFPGLKGMDLAKEVTTAEAYPWKQGSWTLTGGLPEAKDDSELPYHVVAYDFGAKRNILRMLVDRGCRLTVVPAQTSAEEVLAMNPDGVFLSNGPGDPEPCTYAIEATKVFLDKGLPIFGICLGHQILALASGAQTVKMKFGHHGANHPVKDLDRDVVMITSQNHGFAADEATLPENLRATHKSLFDGSLQGIHRTDKPAFSFQGHPEASPGPHDAAPLFDHFIDLIKQHSA from the coding sequence TTGAGCAAATCAGCGCTGTTAGTCCTGGAAGATGGGACAGTGTTCCACGGCGTGTCCATCGGGGCAGATGGTTCGGCTGTTGGTGAAGTCGTTTTTAACACCTCGATGACGGGGTATCAGGAAATCCTCACCGACCCTTCTTATTCACAACAGATAGTGACTCTCACTTACCCCCATATTGGCAATACCGGAACTAATTCCGAAGACGAAGAATCCTCCTCCATCCACGCGCAAGGCCTGGTGATTCGCGATCTCCCCCTCATCGCTTCCAACTTCCGAAATCAGCAATCCCTTTCTGATTACCTGAAATCCCAAAACATCGTTGGCATCGCAGACATTGATACCCGCAAACTGACGCGCCTGTTGCGTGAGAAAGGGGCGCAGAATGGCTGCATCATGGCGGGCGAGCACCTGGATGAAGCGCTGGCGCTGGCCAAAGCAAAAGATTTCCCGGGCCTGAAAGGGATGGATCTGGCTAAAGAAGTGACCACTGCGGAAGCTTACCCGTGGAAGCAGGGCTCCTGGACGCTGACCGGCGGTCTGCCGGAAGCCAAAGATGACAGTGAGCTGCCGTACCACGTTGTGGCGTACGACTTTGGTGCCAAGCGCAATATCCTACGCATGTTGGTTGACCGCGGTTGCCGCCTGACGGTGGTCCCGGCGCAGACCTCGGCAGAAGAAGTGCTGGCGATGAACCCGGACGGTGTCTTCCTGTCCAACGGTCCGGGTGACCCGGAGCCATGTACCTATGCCATTGAAGCGACCAAAGTGTTTCTGGATAAAGGCTTGCCAATCTTCGGGATCTGCCTGGGCCACCAAATCCTGGCCCTGGCCAGCGGTGCGCAGACTGTGAAAATGAAGTTCGGCCATCATGGTGCCAACCACCCGGTGAAAGACTTAGACCGTGATGTGGTAATGATCACCAGCCAGAACCACGGCTTTGCCGCTGATGAAGCGACGTTGCCGGAAAACCTGCGTGCCACACACAAATCACTGTTTGACGGCTCGCTGCAGGGAATCCACCGCACTGACAAGCCGGCCTTCAGTTTCCAGGGCCACCCGGAAGCCAGCCCGGGTCCGCACGATGCGGCACCCCTATTTGACCACTTTATCGACTTGATTAAACAGCACAGCGCCTAA
- the dapB gene encoding 4-hydroxy-tetrahydrodipicolinate reductase, which yields MVRIAIAGAAGRMGRQLLKATHLSEQATLGAATERSGSSLVGADAGELAGVGKVSVTIVDDLVTAKDDFDVLIDFTAPVATLANLAFCRQHGKKIVIGTTGFSDEERAQIDAAAEQVPVVMAPNYSVGVNLVFKLLEKAAQVMGDYCDIEVIEAHHRHKVDAPSGTAIGMGEAIAGAMGNKLSDVAVYAREGITGERSRDEIGFATIRAGDIVGEHTAMFADIGERVEITHKATDRMTFANGAVRAAAWLNDKQPGFYTMQDVLGLDTL from the coding sequence ATGGTCAGAATTGCGATTGCAGGCGCGGCAGGGCGCATGGGGCGTCAGTTGCTGAAAGCGACACACCTTTCGGAGCAGGCGACACTGGGCGCGGCCACAGAGCGCAGTGGCTCATCACTGGTGGGGGCCGATGCCGGTGAGCTGGCTGGGGTCGGTAAAGTGTCGGTTACCATTGTCGATGATCTGGTGACCGCGAAAGATGACTTTGATGTGCTGATCGATTTTACCGCGCCGGTGGCCACTCTGGCGAACCTGGCGTTTTGCCGTCAGCACGGGAAGAAAATTGTGATCGGCACCACCGGGTTCAGCGATGAGGAGCGGGCGCAGATTGATGCAGCGGCCGAGCAGGTGCCGGTGGTGATGGCGCCGAACTACAGCGTCGGGGTCAACCTGGTGTTTAAGCTGCTGGAAAAAGCGGCCCAGGTGATGGGGGATTACTGTGATATTGAAGTCATTGAAGCCCACCACCGTCATAAAGTCGATGCCCCGTCCGGGACTGCAATCGGCATGGGCGAAGCGATTGCCGGTGCGATGGGCAATAAGCTCAGTGATGTGGCGGTCTATGCCCGCGAGGGGATCACGGGTGAGCGCAGCCGGGATGAAATCGGCTTTGCTACCATCCGTGCCGGTGACATCGTCGGCGAGCATACCGCGATGTTTGCCGATATCGGCGAGCGGGTTGAAATCACCCATAAAGCCACCGATCGGATGACCTTTGCCAACGGCGCGGTGCGCGCTGCTGCCTGGCTTAATGATAAACAGCCGGGTTTCTATACCATGCAGGATGTGCTCGGACTCGATACGCTCTAA
- the ispH gene encoding 4-hydroxy-3-methylbut-2-enyl diphosphate reductase → MKILLANPRGFCAGVDRAISIVERALELYQPPIYVRHEVVHNRFVVEGLKQRGAIFVEELHEVPDDNIVIFSAHGVSQAVRHEAKARQLTVFDATCPLVTKVHMEVARASRRNMEVVLIGHAGHPEVEGTMGQYASDTGGMYLVETPADVDKLVVKDPSNLHYVSQTTLSVDETADVIDKLREVFPQIQGPRKDDICYATQNRQDAVREMAETVDVMIVVGSKNSSNSNRLRELAEKLGTPGYLTDCPEDVQPVWFDGKQKVGITAGASAPEELVNQIIARIQELSGAEVEELTGREENMFFEVPRELQVKNVG, encoded by the coding sequence ATGAAAATCTTACTCGCCAATCCACGCGGTTTTTGTGCCGGTGTTGACCGTGCCATCAGTATTGTTGAGCGGGCACTGGAGTTATATCAGCCGCCGATTTATGTCCGCCATGAAGTGGTGCACAACCGTTTTGTCGTGGAAGGGCTGAAGCAGCGCGGCGCGATTTTCGTCGAAGAGTTGCATGAAGTGCCGGACGACAATATCGTCATTTTTTCGGCGCATGGGGTGTCGCAGGCAGTGCGACATGAAGCCAAAGCCCGTCAGCTGACGGTGTTTGATGCCACCTGTCCGCTGGTAACCAAGGTTCATATGGAAGTGGCGCGCGCCAGCCGCCGCAATATGGAGGTGGTGCTGATCGGCCACGCCGGCCACCCGGAAGTTGAAGGCACCATGGGCCAGTACGCCAGTGATACCGGCGGCATGTATTTGGTGGAAACCCCGGCCGATGTCGACAAGCTGGTGGTCAAAGATCCATCCAACCTGCATTATGTCAGCCAGACCACGCTGTCAGTGGATGAAACGGCCGATGTGATCGACAAGCTGCGCGAAGTTTTCCCGCAGATCCAGGGGCCGCGTAAAGATGACATCTGCTATGCCACTCAGAATCGCCAGGATGCTGTGCGCGAGATGGCAGAGACCGTGGATGTGATGATCGTGGTTGGCTCTAAGAACTCCTCCAACTCTAATCGCTTACGCGAGTTGGCAGAAAAGCTGGGCACGCCGGGGTATTTGACCGATTGCCCGGAAGATGTGCAACCGGTCTGGTTTGATGGCAAGCAGAAAGTCGGGATCACCGCCGGCGCTTCAGCACCGGAAGAGCTGGTCAATCAGATTATTGCCCGGATCCAGGAACTGAGCGGCGCCGAAGTTGAAGAGCTGACAGGGCGTGAAGAGAATATGTTCTTTGAAGTACCGCGCGAGCTGCAGGTCAAAAATGTCGGGTAA
- the fkpB gene encoding FKBP-type peptidyl-prolyl cis-trans isomerase, whose amino-acid sequence MSVITENSEVLMHFAIKLEDGSVAESTQAMGKPAKFRMGDGSLTDNFEQCLLGLKAGDKSSFELAPEDAFGLPNPDNIHHVDRTKFGTDAPAEVGNIIAFAGPDGQDIPGVITSVTGDSVTVDFNHPLAGHRVTFDVEVVTIEN is encoded by the coding sequence ATGTCGGTGATTACGGAAAACAGTGAAGTACTGATGCATTTTGCCATTAAACTGGAAGATGGTTCGGTTGCAGAATCAACCCAGGCGATGGGAAAGCCGGCAAAGTTTCGCATGGGTGACGGCAGCCTGACCGATAATTTTGAGCAGTGCCTGCTGGGGCTCAAGGCCGGTGACAAGAGCAGCTTTGAGCTGGCACCGGAAGATGCTTTTGGTCTGCCGAATCCGGATAATATCCATCATGTTGATCGGACCAAATTCGGCACGGACGCCCCGGCAGAAGTGGGCAACATCATTGCCTTTGCCGGACCGGACGGGCAGGATATCCCGGGCGTGATCACATCCGTTACCGGTGATTCCGTAACTGTGGACTTCAACCACCCGCTTGCCGGACATCGGGTGACGTTCGACGTTGAAGTTGTGACTATAGAGAATTAA
- the lspA gene encoding signal peptidase II translates to MTDLSPKHKLSLKASGVRWLWLAALVYLLDIGSKLLVMNTMEYGWPNRIELLPFFNLLYVHNYGAAFSFLSDAGGWQRWLFTAIALGVCSLLVFWMRRSPASNKLANSAYALIIGGALGNLSDRLYHGFVVDFLDFYVGSYHWPAFNIADMAIVAGAGLIILEGFLTDKKKQPANH, encoded by the coding sequence ATGACTGATTTATCGCCGAAACATAAACTATCGTTGAAGGCATCCGGAGTGCGCTGGCTGTGGCTGGCGGCTCTGGTTTACCTGCTGGATATAGGCAGCAAGCTGCTGGTGATGAACACCATGGAGTATGGCTGGCCGAACCGGATTGAACTGCTGCCGTTTTTTAACCTGCTGTATGTTCACAATTACGGTGCGGCATTCAGCTTCCTGAGTGATGCCGGTGGCTGGCAGCGCTGGTTGTTTACGGCAATCGCATTAGGGGTTTGTAGTTTGCTGGTGTTCTGGATGCGCCGCTCGCCGGCCTCGAACAAGCTGGCCAACAGTGCCTATGCCCTGATTATTGGGGGCGCGCTGGGCAACCTGTCTGATCGTCTGTACCACGGCTTTGTGGTTGATTTTCTGGATTTTTATGTCGGTAGCTATCACTGGCCGGCATTTAATATTGCGGATATGGCGATTGTTGCTGGTGCCGGTTTGATCATTCTGGAAGGTTTTTTGACCGATAAGAAAAAGCAACCTGCGAATCACTAA
- the ileS gene encoding isoleucine--tRNA ligase, producing MSDYKDTLNLPETGFPMRGNLANREPAMLKRWYDEDLYGEIRKAKKGKKSFVLHDGPPYANGDIHIGHALNKILKDIIIKSKTLSGYDAPYIPGWDCHGLPIELMVEKKVGKPGQKVTAAEFREKCRAYAAGQVEGQKESFIRLGVLGQWDKPYRTMDFETEANIIRSLGKIADQGHLLKGFKPVHWCTDCGSALAEAEVEYKDKISPSIDVKFKAADEAAVVAKFSCAEGHQGQGDVSIVIWTTTPWTLPANRAIALRDDLEYVLIQTEGETPERLIVAAELASDVMARAGVEHYHNLGFCKGAELDLMRFNHPFYSYHVPVVLGDHVTTESGTGCVHTAPGHGQEDFAVGQKYGLEVANPVGSNGVYLPDTELFAGQHVFKANDAVVEVLKAHGALLHHHAYEHSYPHCWRHKTPIIFRATPQWFVSMDQAGLRAKALEEIKGVQWMPEWGQSRIESMVEGRPEWCISRQRTWGVPIALFVHKETQELHPNTGELIEKVAQLVEQKGIQAWWDLDPAELMGADDAANYEKVLDTLDVWFDSGVTHFSVVDSREEYNGHNADLYLEGSDQHRGWFQSSLISSVAMKGKAPYNQVLTHGFVVDGQGRKMSKSIGNVVAPKDVTNKLGADILRLWVASTDYTGEVAVSDEILKRSADAYRRIRNTARFFLANLSGFNPATDCVAPEEMVALDRWAVGRAKAAQADIIKAYDEYNLHAVTQRLMHFCSIEMGSFYLDVIKDRQYTAKRGGHAQRSCQTALYYIVEALVRWMAPIMSFTADEIWNEMPAAQGNGESRDKFVFTGEWFEGLFGLADGEAMNNDFWAEIQQVRGAVNKLLEAARNEKVIGGALQAEVTLFAHEGLAAKLNQLEDELRFVLLTSKAEVVVADSQPAGAQATEMEGLFVTVAASEAEKCDRCWHHVADVGATEGHEAICGRCVSNVDGDGEERKFA from the coding sequence ATGAGCGACTATAAAGATACCCTGAACCTGCCTGAAACAGGGTTTCCGATGCGAGGCAATCTTGCGAATCGCGAGCCTGCGATGCTTAAGCGTTGGTATGATGAAGATCTTTACGGTGAAATCCGTAAAGCCAAAAAGGGTAAAAAATCCTTTGTATTACACGATGGCCCTCCGTATGCCAACGGTGATATTCACATTGGTCACGCACTGAATAAGATTCTTAAAGACATCATTATTAAGTCGAAGACGCTGTCTGGATATGATGCGCCTTACATTCCTGGCTGGGACTGCCACGGTCTGCCGATCGAACTGATGGTCGAGAAGAAAGTGGGTAAGCCGGGCCAGAAAGTGACCGCGGCGGAGTTTCGTGAAAAATGTCGCGCCTATGCAGCCGGTCAGGTGGAAGGCCAGAAAGAGAGCTTTATCCGCCTGGGTGTGCTGGGTCAGTGGGACAAGCCATACCGCACCATGGATTTTGAGACCGAAGCGAACATCATCCGCTCGCTGGGTAAAATCGCCGATCAGGGTCACCTGCTCAAAGGCTTTAAGCCGGTGCACTGGTGTACCGACTGTGGCTCTGCCCTGGCAGAAGCCGAAGTGGAGTATAAAGATAAAATCTCCCCATCGATTGATGTGAAATTCAAGGCCGCTGATGAAGCCGCGGTGGTTGCCAAGTTCAGCTGCGCCGAAGGCCATCAGGGCCAGGGCGACGTCTCGATCGTGATCTGGACCACCACCCCCTGGACACTGCCGGCCAACCGCGCGATTGCGTTGCGTGATGATCTGGAATACGTGCTGATCCAAACCGAGGGCGAGACCCCTGAGCGCCTGATTGTTGCGGCTGAGCTAGCGAGCGATGTGATGGCACGTGCCGGTGTCGAGCACTACCATAACCTGGGTTTCTGTAAAGGTGCCGAGCTGGATCTGATGCGCTTCAACCACCCGTTCTACAGCTATCATGTGCCAGTGGTCCTGGGCGATCACGTCACCACTGAGTCAGGGACCGGCTGTGTTCACACCGCCCCTGGTCACGGCCAGGAAGACTTTGCTGTGGGCCAGAAATACGGCCTGGAAGTGGCGAACCCGGTCGGCAGTAACGGGGTTTACCTGCCGGATACCGAGCTGTTTGCCGGTCAGCATGTGTTTAAAGCCAACGATGCTGTGGTTGAAGTACTGAAAGCGCACGGCGCGCTGCTGCACCACCATGCTTACGAGCACAGCTACCCGCACTGTTGGCGTCACAAAACGCCGATCATCTTCCGTGCCACCCCGCAGTGGTTTGTGTCGATGGATCAGGCCGGTTTGCGGGCCAAAGCGCTGGAAGAGATCAAAGGCGTTCAGTGGATGCCGGAATGGGGTCAAAGCCGCATTGAGTCGATGGTTGAAGGCCGTCCGGAGTGGTGTATCTCCCGTCAGCGTACCTGGGGTGTGCCGATTGCCCTGTTTGTCCACAAAGAAACGCAAGAGCTGCATCCAAACACCGGCGAGTTGATTGAAAAAGTCGCCCAGCTGGTTGAGCAAAAAGGCATTCAGGCCTGGTGGGATCTGGATCCGGCCGAGTTGATGGGCGCAGACGATGCTGCCAACTACGAAAAAGTACTCGATACTCTGGATGTCTGGTTTGACTCCGGTGTGACGCACTTCTCCGTGGTTGACAGCCGTGAAGAATACAACGGCCACAATGCTGATCTGTACCTGGAAGGCTCAGACCAGCACCGTGGCTGGTTCCAGTCGTCGCTGATCTCCTCGGTGGCGATGAAAGGCAAGGCGCCGTACAACCAGGTTCTGACCCACGGCTTCGTGGTCGATGGCCAGGGCCGTAAGATGTCAAAATCAATCGGCAACGTAGTGGCGCCGAAAGATGTCACCAACAAACTGGGTGCCGATATCCTGCGCCTGTGGGTTGCCTCGACGGACTACACAGGTGAGGTTGCAGTCTCGGATGAGATCCTCAAGCGCTCTGCCGATGCGTATCGTCGTATCCGCAATACCGCACGCTTCTTCCTGGCCAACCTGAGTGGCTTCAACCCGGCGACCGATTGCGTGGCGCCGGAAGAGATGGTGGCGCTGGATCGCTGGGCTGTGGGTCGTGCGAAAGCGGCGCAGGCAGACATCATCAAAGCGTATGATGAGTACAACCTGCATGCGGTGACACAGCGTCTGATGCATTTCTGCTCCATCGAGATGGGCTCCTTCTACCTCGATGTGATCAAAGACCGTCAGTACACCGCCAAACGCGGCGGCCACGCCCAGCGTAGCTGTCAGACCGCGCTTTACTACATTGTCGAAGCCCTGGTGCGCTGGATGGCGCCGATCATGTCATTCACTGCCGATGAAATCTGGAACGAGATGCCGGCTGCGCAGGGCAACGGCGAGTCGCGCGACAAGTTTGTCTTCACCGGTGAGTGGTTCGAAGGTCTGTTTGGTCTGGCGGACGGCGAAGCGATGAACAACGATTTCTGGGCTGAGATCCAGCAAGTTCGCGGCGCGGTCAACAAGCTGCTGGAAGCGGCCCGGAACGAGAAAGTGATCGGTGGTGCGCTGCAGGCGGAAGTGACCCTATTTGCCCATGAAGGCCTGGCCGCGAAGCTGAACCAACTGGAAGATGAGCTGCGTTTCGTGCTGCTGACATCAAAAGCTGAAGTCGTGGTGGCGGATAGTCAGCCAGCAGGTGCGCAGGCCACCGAGATGGAAGGTTTGTTCGTGACTGTGGCTGCTTCTGAAGCTGAGAAGTGTGACCGCTGTTGGCACCATGTGGCCGATGTCGGTGCGACCGAAGGCCATGAAGCAATCTGTGGCCGTTGCGTGAGCAATGTTGACGGAGACGGAGAAGAGCGTAAGTTTGCCTGA